The DNA window TGGCACAAAAGTTTATTTCTGCAGTCCTACAGTTTCTTGGTGTCTGTTCTTGTCCTTTTTGATGGCAGATCAAAACCAGGCAGTGATGGTTGTGCAGAGAACATTATTTGCACATCATCATCGAATACATTGCattgcaataaataataaaatggaaatgacaTTGTTCAGAGTCCTGTTGCTTTCCTTACGGCACATGAGTCACGCTGCAGTCATAATTTGAGGTTTGTTGGATTCATATCAGTGTTATATTGGACCCAATTTTGTGAATGCATAACAACATCTATGATTTAGCAATATGACTTACCTACTGACTAGAAGAATCAAAATGAGacaagtaaaaacatttttttttctccatcagtaAAAATCACAATGTATGTTCAaatatcatatttatatttttgatctTAAATAACTGTTATCCTGCCATGTTTGAAAAGCAGAGTTGCCTTTCAGCTAAGTTTACGGTTTGGCAAAATATCAAGGTAGGATGtgacaaaataatataataattcaaTAATGCTACTATCATCTGCGTTGACAACCACTCTAGTTAAGATGCGGTTTTGTTCAACTTTTGGGTCTCTTGGTCATATTTGCACTTTACTAGTAATGTTCCAAAACACTTACAAACGAATATAAACTGTATACTCGTTCTGCACGTAAATAAAGTTGTCTAAATAGCCTGTACTTTTCCTTCAAACACCATAAATCCTCTGCAAAGTGTACCCATACGTACAGTTATCTAGTCGTGGCTGTACCTCTCTCTCAACGAtctctcctccacttcctcctgacGGTTGCTGCTATTCCTAATATGGACATAACATTGAGTTAAGGTACCGCCCACATGGCATATTGGGCTTTCTGATTGGACAATAGGAGTCAAAGCCGGTTTTCTGATTGGACAACGGCAGTGTCAATCATCAACATGGAACGCGGCTGTACTGTCAACATTAACGACAGCTACATTTAGCTGGACTTATAAACCACAAGGGTaaggaggtattttttttttttttaatatcttggTCATTTTGGGATGAGGTTGTTTCGTTCGTGCCTGGGGCtctgttttatatatttctccCGTGTTCATCTCGGTCCGAGCGGCTGCAATGCACGCAGCATTAAGCATTAGTCGGTTAGTTTACCCATCCTTTCATGTTAGCTAAAACGCTTTCTAGCAGCATCCACTAAACAGTCAGCATACACAATTAGCCATCCTTgcctgttgttttgtgtctggcCTGGGAAGAAATGGTTAGTCAGTGTAATGGCTTTAGATAACCGCCTTCAGCAcgtcacatttttaaacataacCTCTAACCTTTTGGTGGCCCTGCCTCCATAGAGTCCCTGCTCCTGATCTCAGATCACAGTTCACCTGGGAATAAGGCAGGCTGTACACTGTATGCTGGAGGTTCGTGGCATTTGCTCAAATTCATGTATGTATTTCCACTTTTGCTGTCACTAAATACATGATTAAATGtgtgcagatttctgctgctagCCCTCCGGATGTCCAAGTACAAACTCTTTCTGCTGAGGCATGGAGAGGGGGCCTGGAACAAAGAGAACCGTTTCTGCAGCTGGGTCGACCAGAAGCTCAGCGAAGATGGCGTGAAGGAGGCCCAGGACTGCGGCCGGCTCCTGAAGGAGCAAGGCTACAAGTTTGACTTGGTGTTCACCTCCATACTCAGCCGCTCCATCCAGACCGCATGGCTGGTGCTGGAGGCCATGGGTCAGGAGTGGGTCCCTGTTGTCAAGTCATGGAGGCTCAACGAACGGCACTATGGTTCCCTGATTGGACTCAACCGGGCAGAGATGGCTTTACAGCACGGAGAGGAAAAGGTGAAATTGTGGAGAAGGAGCTATGACATCACTCCACCCCCGATCGAAGAATCCCACCCGTACTTCCTGGAAATCTACAGTGACCGCAGATATGCGACTTGTGACATACCAAAGGAGAGTCTTCCCCGAGCTGAGAGTCTGAAGGAGGTGCTGGACAGGCTGTTGCCTTACTGGGACAGCACTGTTGTCCCAGAGATAAAGAAAGGCAGGACTGTGCTTATTTCTGCTCATGGAAACAGCTGCAGGGCCCTGCTGAAACACCTGGAAGGTATGCTACAGAACAGCACTATTGTAAACAGTGCTCTCAGAGCTTTTGTGTTCGTGGGGTGAATACATTCAGTAGAAATCAGCTTCTGCTTTTGAACACTGCTGGCTTCCGTTTCTCGTCGTTGTATTAGGAAGGACTATTTCAGTTCCTGAAATGGAAGGTTGAACTTGTGTAAAAAGGCCAGTGAGTTTATGTTACATGGCCGTGGCAATGAAACCCGCGCTGACCTTTTAACACACTTGTCCAGAGGGCTCCATGTGCCACGGGCCACTCAAAACTTAACACATTTACTGCTACTATAGATTAGACTCTTATCTTGCACATACTAGAACAATCTGCCATTACTGCATTCCTGAATCTATTGTCATTACATTGCTCTTATGCAATTGAATTTAActctgcaatttttttttcccacaggtATATCAGATAATGATATCGCCAACGTGACTTTGCCTACAGGCGTGcctgtgctgctggagctcGATGAAAACCTCAAGCCTGTGAAACCTCGAAAGCTGTTGGGAGACCAGGCAAAGATTGAGGCAGCCATTAAAAAGGTGGAGGACCAGGGAAAAGCTAAGCCGTCAACTTGAATGCACTGAAAAAGACTGGACGACTTAGCAGACAGTAGCCCTGTTCTCGTTGCCTGTGTGCACTTTTTATGAGATAGGGTGGAAGCCAAACCTTTTAACAGGCTCGAATAAGTCATTAAATAACACcagacaataacaataacagaaGGTTAGATTTAAGGGATGGATCTAAGTCTTACAGGGAAGTTACTTTAATGTGTCATTGTAGGCCTGACTTGGGATGTGTGTGGTGCAGGTCAGATTGGTTCCTCTGGGCCAGGATAAAGTTATTGGATAAATCAGCACTGTTTTGTCGTACCTGTTTTGTCTACGCAATGAGGAAGCATTTGTTCTATATCTGTCCCTATTGTGTGCTTGTATGGTGACTCTAAAGtggttattaatttatttacctACTTAGATACAGGTTTAATCGTGTAAGGAAGCTGAGACATATGTTTCTGTTACATTTcgcttttttttgcattttatacaCGTGCCTTTGGTATTAATTCAGCTACTTTTAAAGAGCTCAGTAtcaaactgttgttttatttaacaatgCAGGCACTCAGTCGACAAGTCTAACCTCATAAAAAATGATAGCCAGGCTGTTCCCTCTTGAATGGGGTCATTATGAGCCACAGAAATGCTGCAAATACGAGTTAGTCATGTTTTAAAAGGACCACTCAGTAAGAAGGGAAGGGCAGCTGAATCTGTTTATCTGCTTGGCTTACACAGTGcattaacacagaaaaaagaataagttgaattaaaaacactggatacGTTGGTAAAATAACTGCTTCATGCTTTGCACTTTTTAGAGGGTATCCATAGGgaattatgaaaaatataacACCCTTGTTAATTAACTGCAACAACTGTGAATGGTAGATATCGATATTTTATACAAATAGCATTTAATTGTCGAATACAAGCACGattttgttgttcagttttaGATCTAATTTATTGTCGCACAtgtgacatttgttgttgtttatttaatgttaataaCATGGGGAAAGTGTTACAGACTGTGCGCACATTATTTTGTATGGCACCTTATTTGTAAGtgtatgtttttactttttgtggCTACTTTGTTGTATTGTGTCTCTGGTGTGTACATTGTTTGTGCCCCccgttttgtctgttttgtcacagtacTTCTGTACACTGGTCAACAGGAGTGAGCTGGAGTAGTAACAGCTGTTACTAAAGGGTAGAAAGCACTGATAGGTTTGAAgttttgtaatgtaatgtttttcctgttgttctCACCATAACATTTGAGAGTTTGtattatcaaaataaatgcaaattcaaAGTGTCCTACAGATTATTATTTCTGCCTTACAGTTCATTTTAACCTGTTTTATCCGATAGTTCATCACATGACAACGGGAGTAGCGACGCAGACGTCACGGTGTAATTAACTTAAACTGTAAATTTTGTGATGGAGCAATAGAAACAtattagaaaacaaacaatcGTCCTGGTTTGGGAAGTGCAGACATTCTTGCAATTTGCATTCTGGTCACAGTGAGCCCACTGGAAACAATTAATGGCTGAGTCTGTTTAGCTACCACAGATGGATCCAGAGGAGTGGCTCCTTTCGTTTCTCAACCGTTTCTGTTATTTGGCCAAACCAGCGAGGCTGAGTCAAGTAGAAACCCTCCAACTGAGTGGAAATGCTCTTAAATGGTCTCAGTGATAAACATGAAGATTCCTATCTGTGTGCCAGCTGTGGCAACTTGATCaattacagaaaatgtaatACAAACAGCAATCAAGGGGTACAAGGTCATGGTCGTAGTCAAGTATTAGAGAAACCACCCTGAATTTAGCTCGCAATCTCATAGAGATTACCATTTTTGTTAACTGCCTCCTTTAAAGTGCATGTTGTAACCGGACGTCAACCTACTGATATCACTaacagttaaagttaaataaataaattaattgtgTATAGGAGGAAAAAGCTACATAACAACTTGAATACATCCCTGAAGTTAAATTACGCAGGCCCTGTGTGAAAATCACTGAGCTACAGCTTGAGCAGGCGGAGCCGCAGGCTCCATGCCGTCCTTATAAGCCTCCGGCTGCTCTTCATCTGCTGACTTCTAGCAGGAACAGCCACTCTGGTCTGCAGGCCTGGTGAGTTTGACAATTATAATGTGTGATGAAGTGCTACAACTTAGCCAGTGCAGATTGAAGGGGATAGCCGTTTCTTGTAAATGAGGGATTAGTAATCAGAGTTCACCTGTTCTCAGGCGCTAATGACTTCTGTATTGTGTTCCCATACATCATCTGGTGCGATGTCAAGGCAGGTGTGGAGCTCACTGAATAGACCAGCCGGTTTAGGTCGAGAAACTCTATGGGGAACAAATGCTTTAAATGGCTGACTAttcataacatttattttttgacagaaaTTAGGTCAGATGTATTGATAATTTACTCCTCTGCTTCTTGGGACAAGAATGTGATTAAATCTCCATGCACCTGGCTAAAAGTAGACATTACATGTTTGAAActatgataacaataataatgcattggttttatattgtgcttttccattttttagatgctcaaagtgctTACTTTAGAAGTGAATCATTCAGAAATTTACCACCACAATAGATGTAAGAGAAGTGTTGCGTTTCTGTCAAGACATCAGAGATGCCATGAAATGGGTAGATGATGTCAAAAATATAATTCACAGGTTACCTTAGCTGCTAATACGTATAGCCAGCATTTTCTTTTGATGGTTTTCATACTATAAGGGAAATTTGACTGAATTGTGCATGAAATTAATGACTGAAAGTGGATAAATTGTTGCTGAACTTAATGTTATGTAATAAGATCATTAAAATAACAGGTTGCACCAGTGTTCAGATACCATGAGCTGCATCAAGACTGCACACCTAACATTAAGAAGGTGGGGCCTCCACAGGTCTGACAGGGAGTAACAGAGAACAGCTGAATGCCTGGATGCCCCTACGTGAAGTATTTGTAAACCAAAACATGTGCTTTTTGGTTGCACAGTGCGCTCAATCCCTCGAATCTGTTTCGACTTCTGCCCCGTCCAACACAGAAGTCaaaactttcatttgtttttagtcTCACCCACTCATACATTGAGCAGATGTCTGGCTGTGGACGCGATGTTTGCTGTGCTGCACATGCCAAGTCAGACTCTTATTCCTTAGATGGTGGTGAAGATAAAAGCTTCAACCACATGGGGTTGCAGTGTGTGCTCTTACgagtggaaatgtgtttagATTCCCGGAGGATCCTGTCTCCCCTCCCTTGATTGCTGAAATCAGGGTGGCTTTGTGTCATAAAAGTGAAAACAGCTGTGTATTTATGAagtgttacagttttttttataacacaTTTGACCACATGATTGGCGAACACAGTCTCTGAACAATAACACAAAGAACAAGAGTTGTATTTAATGACATGTTTAGCTGTGGATGACTTATGTtccctgtgtaaaaaaaaaaagctgcatcaCATTAGCTGATCCAACCTCTGCCGTCTGCCTGGTGTCAGTGAAAAAGTAGAGAGCACAGACAGATGAGTTTTTAAACTGCACGGGGTTAAAAGTAGTAAAAAAGTTGTGAATCAAATCTGCCAAATGAGAAAGTGATACgtgaaggggggagggggagtctgctgctgatgtttttgtctGCGGACAAATGTGTCTTTGTGCCTTAAATGTGGTGTGATTTGACAGAGGGGAAGGTTGTGAGAGTCTCTACTTGTGCAGGTGGGACTCTCTTAATGGTAGAGGAAATGGCTTTCCACATGGGCAAATTACAGGAGGGGGTCGAGGTGAGCGTTAGTGGCTCTGGCGTTAATGGAGTCAATTGTCAGCAATCGGCTTGCCTTACAGTAGATGAAGGAGAAATTTCATTCCTCACATCAGCGTTGCAATGGTTTAGAggcaggatttattttaaacgcGCAACTCTTGCCATTTCAGTGCCGAAAGAGTCTAAATATTAAATCCTAAAATGCATTTTCAATAACAGTGACAAGCATCTTTCCAGTTGTAATTTTTTCCTCCCAGCAGGATTGTGGGAAGCTGTTTCACAGTGATCACAATGGAAATAAAGTTATTCTTGGGTTGCCACTTTGTGTAGTGCAGGTATTCCCTAAAGTAAACTTTCCCCTCTGTCCGTGGCTTTGCACCTCGCCAAGCTGGGACGCTACAACTAATGCTGCCTGTGTACTTCCTTAAAAGGAGGCCGACTACACCATCTGAGCTGATGGGACGCGGACCGGGGAGCACGTAGCTGCATCTATTTCCATTAAGTCCCCAGCTGAGGGAGGAAATGTAGCTTGGCTTTGTATTCGAATTAGCCGGGCAGATTTCTGGTTGCCGTCTATGATCAACCAGGCTCTGAGGTGTTTTATCGGCCGGCAAACATCAATTTCCACATGTGAGCTGGTTATGGCGTTGCGTCCTCTCTCTTGTTAAAACAAAGTACTGAGTGGAGAGCTGAATGGTGCCAGGGACTTTATACAGAGAGGATGAGACACTTTACTTCTCCAGCCGATGGTTATCGGCCCCAAAACAACACGCACTCCTTTTCGACCTgactgcacacaaacatttcagtaAGCAACAGAAAAGGTCACTGCCACAGCATATTGTGACTTGTAAACTGGGTGGAATTTGTGTCCTGGTCGTGGAGTTTTTCATGTGTGACCATGTTTGGACATGAGGAGTAAGCAGCTGTGGCTTCTTGATTGATTGCAAGCGCCTCTCTGGCATCTGTTTATCTATAAGTGCGTTGAAGCTCTTTCTTTATCCTTTAACGAGAACCTTGACTGATTATGGTCCTAGGAACTACATACTCTAtatgttttgcatatttaacTGACGTTGCTATTGGTGCAGGATCTCTTTTAATCCCTCAGAATGCAATATTAACAACAAGCCAGTCTTTTGAACTTTAGATGAAGCAGATATTCACGTGCAGGACTTAGCACGGCCCTGATGCTGTCAGAAGGCTGCTTACTGTTGTACAGTATTTATAACCGATAGTTATATTCCAACAGCAACAACTTGATTGCTGTGTTTACTGTAATTTGTCTTGGTAATGATCATAAAGAAGCGCAAACCATGCGAAAACCGCTTCTATTTGTTGCACCCACATGTTGTACAGTATTTATTACTACTAATATCCAGCTGTCAGCATGTCTTCTATGATCATTTCCTGACTAAAGATGTGAGGTCTGCCAAGGCTCGCCAAACCAAATGTTAATCATGCATTAGAAACACTCTTGAACAGAACAGAACGCctttctctgcctccttttGATGTCTGATTAATACATTTGCCGACACTGTGTTAAGGCACTATCATCAAGCCAGTAATTACAAAGCCAGAcaatacacaaataacacaTGGTGCGTACACAAAGCTGGGATGAATAGGGACACAAAGCGGATGTTATGTATGTTATTATAGGGCTTAAACTgaaaacttttaacttttacattGCTTACTAAGCACTAATGTCTTATAAGACTTATAACATCCAGTGGACCACTTGATGGGTTCTCAGGCGAGTTCTAGTTGGCTTTTGAagcaaatgtttcaaatgtgaGCATTTTAACTGCTTTTGATTTCTTAAATTTATGTTTGCTCAGGACTTTATCCATTAATCAGACTCAACTTGAAGCATATTAAACCTCAGTATAATAAAAGGCATTCTTCATCAATCCATGCCTTCACTGCTCCACAAACACTGTGCTGCCTGCATTGGAACTGCATCAATATATTCAGTCATTTCTGTCACAAGCAGACTCCTATAACCTTATTTTACCTTCCCGAATTCTTTTATTCTACGGTACTTTTCACATGTGAGCATTTtagtgaacattttatttttgattctgAAAGTGCAACAAGTGCGATAGCCTTTGCGGAAGAGACTTTGCATGTCTATTCAAGAGCTTGTGGCAactattgcaaaaaaaaaaaaaaaaaaaaaagttctctcTGTGGCTTTTCTCTTCCGTTTTCGGTACTTccgtttcctcccacctccaaagacatgctcgttggcctaattggtgattctaaatttggtgactctaaattggccctaggtgtgagtgtgagagcgaatgtttttttgtctatgtgttaggcTCCAGCAAAGACCCAAAGTGAGGATAAGtgttagtagaagatgagatgagatgagatgagatgagatgagatgagatgagatgagatgataataaattaagtgattaaCAGATTACCAGAAATGATTACCACGGACTTCCATTTCTTCTTTGACGATTTTCGcgcatttgtggaaggcgtggttaggGCCTCCTGTTTCACCTAGCAACGACAACTACTATTTTCTTATTGGCTGATTGgccgctgatattttctgattggtcgctcattgaagcagagcagcctgcctccgcctcatctattcatagattactaatctcttttaaagtctgtgtgcggcgagttttatcatttttcggCGTGATAAATGTGTGGCGTGTGAACTTATGGTAACCTATGGTATGGTGGGTTAGAAAGAGACATATTTTTTGGACATATTTTGTCTAGCCAGAGAAGACTTCCAgactttatgctaagctaattgcTTCCTCTTTTATTATCGACACATACAATTGTGGCATTTTCTCACTGAACTCAGACAAAGACAGTAATTAATCATGTTTCCCAAAATGTTACAGTATATTGCttatttcatttagatttttaaaagaGTGCAAGAAGGGCTATTGCTTGCATGTTTCATATTCATGCTAGCTGCATGTCAGTAACTTCCCTGGTTGCAGTATGTACTTCAGACCATTGCTTCAGACCAGCAGAAAGACAGTCAGTGCTGCTATCTTCATGTTGATTGTTGAAGACTTTAGTAATTTATGAGCTTTATCTGTTGAATGTGTAGTTTAATGCTGCGTGAACATGGAGAAATACATAGGCTATATAGAGAAAGATGTCCTGCAgatcatgaaataaaatcagttgtTAATAACTCTATGTGCTCTAATGTAGTTTAAGACTTTAACTTTACCCCTTAccccacaaaattaaaatgtcatgatGATCAATGCTCCCATCACCTGTCTAGTAATTGAGTGGACAGTTGTTATGGGTTCATGTTGGTACCTGTACTCGGGGTGTGAGCATATACATGTGTCCACAAAGCAggcaaaaaacagaaaacaatcatCTCTCGCTTCTGGGAACTTTTCTAACTTTAGAAATGCAGACATTTGCCAGCTTTACTGGACTCTGGCCAGTTCAAACAGGGCTGGATCGCCACTTGGACATATCAGTCTTTGTCTGGTGCTCCGTGGACTCCATAATGTTATAGCTCCTGGCTCAGAAACACAGACCAGCCTTTGTCACCCCTACACCTTAAGTGGTCCCAAGCCAGGAATGATGGATAGCAGCTTGTCTCGTTTCACTGTAACAGGAGTTAAGT is part of the Mugil cephalus isolate CIBA_MC_2020 chromosome 10, CIBA_Mcephalus_1.1, whole genome shotgun sequence genome and encodes:
- the bpgm gene encoding bisphosphoglycerate mutase, translated to MSKYKLFLLRHGEGAWNKENRFCSWVDQKLSEDGVKEAQDCGRLLKEQGYKFDLVFTSILSRSIQTAWLVLEAMGQEWVPVVKSWRLNERHYGSLIGLNRAEMALQHGEEKVKLWRRSYDITPPPIEESHPYFLEIYSDRRYATCDIPKESLPRAESLKEVLDRLLPYWDSTVVPEIKKGRTVLISAHGNSCRALLKHLEGISDNDIANVTLPTGVPVLLELDENLKPVKPRKLLGDQAKIEAAIKKVEDQGKAKPST